AATTTACAACAAACGATGCAAGGCAAAAACTCAGAAGACTTTATCCGTTAATTTAAGATTAACATAACACTAAATAAATTTCAAAATAAATTATATTAAAAATATGTTGTATAACATTTTTTTAGATATTTGGCTTTCCTTTTAAGTATTCAGAAAAATACCTAAATTTCGCCAAAATAATATTAATTAAACTTTTTTAATTTACTATAAAATGCTTATTAACAGTAAAATGATACGTTTTGTTTACCTGTCTCTGGGTATAATGTTGTTGTATGGATGTGGTTCTAAACCAGAGAATACCGGTGGTCAGGTGGCTTCGGCAGATACTGCCGCTAAAACTCCGGATCAGTTATTCGTTACCTGCACTGCTTGTCATGGTCAAAATGGTGGCGGTAACGAAACGATGTTCGCACCCGGAATTGTAAACCAAGATCCCGACTATTTAGTACGCCAGCTAAAAAATCTGAAAGGGGGTGTTCGCGGCGGCCATGAAAAAGATACTTACGGAAAGCAAATGGTCGGAATCGCCGCCAACTTAAAAGACAGTGAAATAGAACCTATCGTAAAGTATATCAAAACACTCCCGCCTACTACGGTTCAAAAGACTGTGAAAGGAAATGTGGAAGCCGGAAAAGCTAAATATACTGCGATATGTGCCGCTTGCCATGGCCCTGACGCTGCCGGCAATAAAGCTCTATTTGCTCCGAGATTAACCGGCGTAGGGGATTGGTATCTCAAAAGACAAGTGCATAACTTCATAGAAGGCATTCGCGGTGCGCACCCCCAAGACGTACAAGGTGCTCAAATGGCCGCTATGGCCAAAACAATAGGCGACGACCAAGCTATTACAGATGTTGTCGCTTATATCCAGACCTTAGAAAAATCTAAGTAATGGCCTCGCGCTATTGCATAATAGTTTGTTTATTAATATTTTGGATAGCTTCTTGTAAAGAACCTGCCCAAAGATCGGTATCAAATTCGGTATCAAAACCATCCGAAATAACTTTATGCAATAGCTGCCCGCCGGGCTTTGAACTCACAAAAGATAACCGCTGTTTGCTGCGAAACCAATATCAACAATATCGTTCACTCGTTACTGTAGGTGTTGGCGGATTGCAAACAGCGTTACCACAATACAGAGACGGCTTTACACCACAACAAATTGATTTAGGCCGTTATCTTTTCTTTGACCCCTTACTTTCCAAAGATAAAACATTATCTTGTGCCAGTTGCCACCATCCTGATAAAGGCTTTAGTGATGCAAAACCCCAAAGTATTGGATATAAAGGAGTTTTGCTAAGTAGGTCGGCTCCTACGATCTGGAATGTAGCTTTTTTAAAGTCATTCTTTTGGGACGGGCGCGCCAACACCTTAGAAGGGCAAATGGAAGGCCCTTTGTTTAACCCACAGGAAATGGCTAATGACCCCGAAAATTTAATCAAAACAATCAATGAAGTTCCTGATTATAAGCGATTATTCGCTGATGCTTTCCCCCAAAAAGACTCAACAAATATCTCCTTATCAGAAATTTGCACCGCAATCGCTGCCTTTGAGGCCTCCCTCGTATCCTTAAACAGCCGTTATGACCAATATGCTCATGGTTATGCAGAAGCATTAAACTCCAAAGAAATAGCCGGATTCAATGTATTTCGTTCATTTGTAGCACGTTGCTCTGAGTGTCATACACCGCCGTTATTTACCAACCAGCAATTAGCGGTATTGGGAGTCCCTGAACCAACCGGAAAACCACTTGATATTGGAGCCGAAAAAGTATTTCACGAACCCTCCTTGCGTGCTGCCTTTAAAGTTCCTACCTTGCGGAATATTGAAAAAACAGCACCCTATATGCACTCCGGAGTCTTTAAAACCCTCAAAGAAACCGTAAAGTTCTACACAGACGGACGAGGCCACGCTGTTCCCAAAGGAGAAAACCTCAAAATCCATTGGCATATATGGGAACCAAAACTAACTGATGAGGAATTAGACCGCTTAGTAGATTTTCTCAAAACACTTACTGATGAAAGCTTTAAACCTGCTATTCCCCAAGTAGTCCCCTCCGGTATCAATATCCAAGCGTATCTAACCGCCGAAAATGGAATAACAAAATGAATACAAGTAAGTCATTAAAATACATAGGTTTGCTATTTGTAGGGGTTCTTATCTACATTGCCGGAACTTTCACCTCGCGGTTATTTTTTAATAGCCAACCGCCGCCGCCACCTGTTCCCAAATTTTTTCAAGGTACAAGCGGACGCAAGACTACTATCTCTGAAAAAATAACCGGAAAAACCTTTGATGTTAAAAGCGGGCAATCAATTATGGATGCCGTTAGAAAGGCAAATTCCGGAGACCTTATCCGTATTTACCCCGGTACTTACTACGAAACAGTTTATATTGATAAAGATAACATAACCATTCAAGGAGTTATTATAGACAATCAATGGCCAACTCTCGATGGACAAGAAAAACTAAATGATGCTTTCCTATATTCTGGTAGCAACATAACCATTGAAAATTTTAAAATTCAAAACTATAAGGGAAATGGAATTATGGGGCAAAGCGGCAACAATTTTGTTCTTCGAAACAACTGGGTTATCAACACCGGTGTATATGGGATTTTCCCTGAATACGGCAAAAATGGGTTAATAGAACGAAATATTCTCACTAACATCGAAGATGCCGCCATTTATGTAGGAATGTGCGATAATATTGATGTTCGTTTTAACGAAGTCTATGCCAGCGTAGCCGGCATAGAAATAGAAAATTCAAGACACGCTTTGGTAGAATACAACAACGTTTATGATAATACCGGCGGTATTTTGGCCTTTATTACACCTGGTTTACCCATCAAAACTTGTTACGATATTATTATTCGGAATAATTATATCGTAAATAATAATCACAAAAACTTCGGTGCTCCCGGCTCCATTGTTTCGTTTCTACCCGTAGGCACTGGCATTATCATAATGGCCGCTGATGATGTAATTGTTGAAAACAACTTCATTTCCGGTAATGACAATATCGGCATTGCTATTGTGGATCATAAGTTTATTGCAGATATAGCCGTTGATCCGGAAAGTGAACCCAATCCAGATAGAATCGTAATTTTAGATAACTTCATGTTTAATAACGGTAATAATCCCGTTAAAGAAGTTAAAGCGGCAATGGCAACCAAATTTTCCGCTAAAGGCCCGGATATTTTAGCTTACGGAGGTGGAACAGGCAGTTGTATCCGCGATATAAATCGTTATCGAACTTATGGGTTGGATAAATTTGCTCGCTGTGAATTAAACTCTACTGACGAAGTACTGTCTTATATGCTTGACAAGCCGGTAGAGCCGCTGCAAATCACCCAAGAAACACGCGGAAAATTGACGTATTATGGAGTTTGCTCCGGCTGCCATGCCTACAACGTACGTATGATAGGCCCTCCGGTGCAGGCAATACAAGCGATTTACAAAGATAACCCACAAGGTATTGCAGATTATATCGCCAAACCAATAAAAAAACGGACAGACCACCCAGAAATGCCTAAACAAGATTACCTGCCGCCAGAAACTCGGTTAGAAGTGGCTAAGTTTATGCTTACTATTACCAAGTAGTGAAACCGGAGCAATTTGATACTATTCCGCGTATTGGTTGGGCTACTTTGGCAACGCCTATTACTGAATTACCGCAAATTGCGCAACAATTTGGTGCAACTTGGATGGGCTGTAAGCGAGATGACCTCTGTTCTGGATTACTTGGAGGCTCAAAAGTGCGGAAGTTAGACTTTTTGTTAGCAGATTCCCATTTTCAAAACGCATCTTCATGGGCATCTATTGGGGCAATCGGATCAGGCCATTTGGTAGCCTGCGCTGCCGCTGCTCATATCCTCCAAAGAAAATTTCAAGCCCATTGCTTCTTTGAACCTACCTCTGAGGAAATTTTAAAAAACCTCGCATTCATAGCTGAACACACTGAAAAAATACATTTCTATCGCTCTCGTATGGAAGTCTTACTGACAAGGCCGGCAGTATTTTTTCGCAAAACAGTCCAAAACTGTAGCTTTATTCCGCCGGGGGGTAGCTCTGCATTGGGAATAGTAGGTATGGTTCGAGCAGGCGTAGAATTGGCAGCACAAATCCAAGCAGGGATGATACCTGTACCAGATAGGATTTATGTAGCCGCCGGAACCTGTGGAACTGTAGCCGGATTAGCCGTAGGATTAGCCGTAGCCGGATTCCAAATACCCATAAAAGCAATAGCTACCGTAGAAAAAATAATTGTATCTACATGGAGAATAAACTTCTTGATTAACCAAGTTTGTAAATTATTACTGTCTTTTGGCTTTCAGGAAGTAAAAAAAATAAAAAATATCCCAATTGTGATTGATTATAAACAACTTGGAAAGGGATACGCCTACCCTACCGAAGCAGCAAATATGGCCGTAAAAATCTTTGACTCAGCAGAGATTTCTTTAGAACCGGTTTATACCGGAAAAATGGCCGCGGCAATATTACACGATTTAAAAAATGGCTTTAATGGTAAAGTTTTATTTTGGAACTCCCACAGAAGAAACTTGCCTCCAACAAAGAGCGATTGGAAAAATAAACTCCCAGTAAGACTACAAAAACTATTAGTATTGCCTCTCAAATGATTGTGCTATGTCCAAAATATCCAGACGTAAATTCTTTTTTATCGGAATGGCTGCATTATCAGCTATTCCGATTCCTTTTATATTAACGAGAATTTACAATTATCCCAAAATTAACTCATGGGATGGCAAAATTCTTTCCCATAGGCACGCCTCCATATTATTTCTTGCAGCCCAAGAGTTTATCCCCGAAAAAAGTGAAATTGTATATCAAAATATCACCGGAAATATAGATTCTTTTTTGTCTAAACTACCGGAAACTATGGTTAGTCAGGTTCGAGATGCCGTTGAAGCATTTGAAAATATGACTTTTTTGACCCCAAGCCTCAATTCTTTTTCACAAATGGCAAGCCCAGCTCGCCAAGAATACCTTGAGCGGATGTTTGGTTTAGGCGGTATTTTTCGTTTGGTTGCCAAAACCATACGGGACTTATGCTTGTTTGGGTATTACCAACAAGATAGTTCTTGGGCTTCTATACGCTACTTAGGTCCGATGGTAGCTGAAAGTCGCTCAGTTTCAGAGCAGTATCTAACTTTGGTAGCTTCTTCTGGAGATATTCCTAAGTCATTAATGACAGAATAGTTATGATTTTTGATAGCAGACATTTTAAGTTTCCACTTCGGTTGCGGGCAGATTTATGCGTTATTGGTTCCGGTGCTGGCGGCAGTATGGCGGCTATGGTAGCCGCAGAAGCAGGTATGCGCGTAGTGGTGTTAGAACCCGGTAGCTTCATGACTCCCGACAAAATGAACCAACGCGAAGACACAATGCTCCCAAAACTACTGTGGGAAGCCGGCGGACGAACTAATACCGATAGAAATATCCATATTTATCAAGGAAAAGGGGTGGGCGGTTCTACCCTGCACAATCTTAACCTCATCAAACGTATCCCTACAGAAATATTACAACACTGGATACAAAACAGAAAGTTAAATCATTTACCACTAAGTGCTTGGGATTCTTTGTATGCTGAAGTAGAATCATTATTGAGTGTTTCAGGTATTACACCAGAAATGATGAATCAACATAACAGGATATTTCAGCAAGGAATACAACAGTTAGGTTGGAAAGGGGGCTTGATGAAACATAACCGTACCGGCTGCGTAGGGAGCGGCTTTTGTGAACTTGGCTGCGCTTATGATGCCAAAAACAATGCCAGCAAAGTCCTTATTCCCAGACTCATAAAAGCAAATGGTGAGGTTTTTACACACTGCTTAGCTACCCAAATTTCGCACCAAAACGGAATTGTGGACGGCGTGAAAGCCGTTGTCATGGACCCAGAAAATTACCGCATTTTAGGAGAAGTAATCGTTCAGGCTAATCAGGTCTGTTTAAGTGCCTCAGCTACTGCCTCTGCCGCTATTATTTTACGTTCAACTATTCCTTATCCAGAAGGAACTGTGGGTCAAACACTTAGGATTCATCCGGCTACATTGGTTGCCGGAGAGTTTGATGTTCCCATACGAGCTTGGGAGGGAATACCACAATCATTTGAATGCACCGAATTTTTGAATTTTGAGCAAGCAATAGCTCAAGAAAAGAGCGGTAAGCCTGCTTCATCGGCAGAAAAAGCAAATCGTCTTTGGCTAATACCGGCATTTGCACATCCTGTGGGAACAGCTACTTTTTTGCCCGGGTACGGAAAAGAACATCAAACTACGATGGAACGATATGAAAATATTGCCGTCATAACCTCAGTACTTCACGAACACTCTACTGGAACTATCAAAAATACCGGAAAAACAGAATTTCAAATTGATTATCAGCTAATTCCGGAAGATAAGCAAGAGTTAGTGAAAGGCTTGCAGGCAAGTGCTGAAATTCTTTTTGCCGCCGGAGCTAAAAAAGTAATGATTCCAACGTACCCACGTCTTGAGCTACTTACGAAAAACGATATTCAGAAAATATCCATCGAAAATACCTTAGAGAATGGCTTAGAATTAGCTGCCGTTCATCCGATGGGATCAATTCCTATGGGAGATGACTCTGTTACAGCAGCCGTGGACTCATCAGGACGTTTTCGGCACATAAAAGGTCTTTGGATCGCCGATGGCTCTCTTTTTCCAACCTCCATTGGAGTACCTCCCCAGCTGTCTATTTATGCAATGGGACTACATATAGGGAAAAATATCGCAACAAATACATAGCGTAACCTAAAATCCGTGAATAATATTTCACTATTACTTAAAAGCAAAAAAACAACTAATTGATAATCAATTACGATGTATAGTTTAATACTGATTTTCCCTAAAAAAAGAATTATCAAAACTTTATGAAGAATTAGAACCTTTTTAATAGCTTTGCGTAGTTAAGAAAAAGTTTAGCCGATGAGACGAATTGCGCCAAGAAGCGTATATTATTTATCTTTTGTGATAGGGCTGTTTTGCCTCTCGCAAGTGTATGCACAAAGCCAAGACACAATTGCTCAAGCAAGTTCTCCCCTTTCTCCTGAGCCTAAACATTCAGTTGCTTGCAGAGAATCTATCAAAGCATTACAACTATATCATTGGAAAAAGCCGGAGTTAAACGATTCCCTTTCTTCACAAGTCTTTGATGCTTACCTAAAACGAATAGACCCCAACAAAATATACTTTACCAAACAAGATGTAGATGAATTTCAGGTATTTCGATATGCCCTTGATAATGATTTATCTACCGGAGACCTAAGTAAGGTGTTCATCATTTACAATAAATTTCGCATCAGAATTAACGAACGAATAGATTTAGCCCTCAAGCTAACTCCCAAAAATTATGATTACACTACTGATGAAATATATGAATACGACCGCAGCGAGTCTCCGTGGCTAATTGAACCGGAAATACAAAAGTTGTGGGAGAAAAAAATAAAATATGAACTATTAGAAGTTCGCTTAGATAGCAGCGGCAGCGTAAAAACAGTCGAAAACAGATATAAAAATCTGCGTAAAAATTTATACAAACAGAAAGCCGACAATGTATTCGAGTTTTTTATGAATAGTTTCACCGAAACAATAGAGCCACATACAAACTATTTTTCACCGCGTTCTGCTGACGACTTTAATATCTCCATGAGCCAGTCATTAGAAGGTATTGGTTGCACATTACGTCAAGATAATGACTACATCCAAATAACCGATATTGTGAAAGGCGGGCCTGCCAGCCGTAGCAGACAAATCCAGATTAATGACAAAATCTTAGCTGTTGCCCAAGGAGATGACGGAGAATTTGTAGATGTAGTAGGCTGGACGACCTCGGAAGCCGTTATCCTCATCCGAGGCCCCAAAGGAACTATCGTCCGCCTAAAAATGTTCTCGGCTGCAAACAACAAAAGCTATCAAGTTCGCTTAGTAAGAGATAAAATTATCTTAGAAGAACAATCAGCCAAAAGCTCCATCCTTGAAACAAAACAAAACAATACGAAACATAAAATCGGAGTCATCACCTTACCCACTTTTTATATGGATTGGGAAGGAATGCAAAAAGGAGAAAAAAACTACAAAAGCACAACACGAGACGTTCGCCGGCTGATAGAAGATCTCAAAAAAGAAAAAATAGAAGGCTTAGTCATTGACCTACGGAATAACGGAGGAGGCTCATTAGTGGAAGCCATTGATTTATCCGGTTTATTCATCAAAGAAGGGCCGGTCGTTCAGGTTAAAGAAGCCAGCGGACTTTTGCAGGTGCATCGAGATAATGACCCCGAAATCACTTGGAATGGACCACTTGTGGTGCTTATCAACCGTTTTAGCGCATCTGCCTCCGAAATATTTGCCGCCTGCTTGCAAGACTATAACAGAGGAATTATCGTAGGAGAAAATTCTTTTGGAAAAGGAACAGTCCAGAATATGCTGGATCTAAATAAGCTACTCCCATTTGAAAGCGATAAATTAGGACAATTAAAAATCACTTTTGCAAAATTTTATAGAGTTACCGGCAGCAGCACCCAACACAAAGGCGTAATCCCTGATATAAGTTTCCCAACAATTTTTTCTGCCGAAGAATTTGGGGAAAGTTCATACCCAACTGCCCTACCCTGGGACCAAATTCAGCCTACGCTATTTTCTGTACTTCCTGATATTACCGAACTGCGTCAGCATCTTTTAGATATACACTTAAAAAGAGTTTTGAACGAAAGAGAATATAAATACCTAACCGAAGATGTAAATGCCATTAAGAAGAAACGGGAGCAAAAATATGTTTCTCTCAATGAAGCACAATTACGCAAAGAGCATCAGCAAGAAGATGAAAAGAACTGGCTTCGAACGAACGAAAGACGTGCCGCCGCCGGATTAAAACTACTGAAAGCCGGAGAGCAACCCGGAAAAGACGATAAAGCACCGGATTTTATTTTGCAAGAAAGTGGAAATATCTTGGTAGATATGGCCACCATGATGCACGAAAACCCAAAAGCAATGCGGCCTTAATCAAGGAACATCAAATGCTTTAGCCAATAGCCAGTGGTCATATAAAACTATGGCTGTCATAGCTTCTACAATCGGGATAGCACGGGGGACTACACAAGGGTCATGCCGGCCTCGTCCTGAAAAAATAATGCTATTTCCCTCTTTATCAACAGTTTGTTGCTGTTTTACAATTGTAGCAACGGGTTTGAAAGCAACCCTAAAATAAATATCCATGCCGTTTGTGATGCCACCAAGTGTCCCGCCGGCGTGATTTGTGGCCGTAAGAAACCTGTTTTTTTCAAACACAATCGGGTCATTATGTTGGCTACCCAAAAGTTTCGTTCCCGAAAAACCCGATCCAAATTCAAGTCCCTTAACGGCATTAATGCTAAAAACGGCCTTTGCTAAGTCAGCCTGAATTTTATCAAATACCGGCTGACCGATTCCGGCTGGAACTCCCGTTGCCACACAGGTAACGACTCCACCTAAGCTATCTCCGGACTTTCTAACCTCTTGAATAAGCGAAATCATAGCCGCGGCAGTCTCTTCATGGGGGCAACGCACTATATTTTTTTCAATATCTGCCGGATTTATCTCTGAATAATCGAGCGGTATATCCAAATTTCCGATGGAATTAGTGTATCCATAAATTTGAATCCCCAAAGGCTGTAAAAATTGTTTTGCGACAGCACCGGCGATAACCCGCGCAACGGTTTCACGTGCAGAAGCCCGCCCTCCTCCTCGATAATCATAGTGTTTATATCGCTGAAAATAAGCTAAATCTGCATGGCTTGGGCGAAAAATATGCTGAAATAATGCATAGTCTTGGCTACGCACATCGTTATTGTGAACCAATATCGTAAGCGGAGTACCGGTTGTTTTTCCCT
The Bacteroidia bacterium DNA segment above includes these coding regions:
- the aroC gene encoding chorismate synthase, with product MGNTFGKIFKISTFGESHGEMLGVVIEGCPSGFPLDTNFIQQEVNRRRPGQSAISTQRKETDKIHIVSGFWEGKTTGTPLTILVHNNDVRSQDYALFQHIFRPSHADLAYFQRYKHYDYRGGGRASARETVARVIAGAVAKQFLQPLGIQIYGYTNSIGNLDIPLDYSEINPADIEKNIVRCPHEETAAAMISLIQEVRKSGDSLGGVVTCVATGVPAGIGQPVFDKIQADLAKAVFSINAVKGLEFGSGFSGTKLLGSQHNDPIVFEKNRFLTATNHAGGTLGGITNGMDIYFRVAFKPVATIVKQQQTVDKEGNSIIFSGRGRHDPCVVPRAIPIVEAMTAIVLYDHWLLAKAFDVP
- a CDS encoding pyridoxal-phosphate dependent enzyme, with protein sequence MKPEQFDTIPRIGWATLATPITELPQIAQQFGATWMGCKRDDLCSGLLGGSKVRKLDFLLADSHFQNASSWASIGAIGSGHLVACAAAAHILQRKFQAHCFFEPTSEEILKNLAFIAEHTEKIHFYRSRMEVLLTRPAVFFRKTVQNCSFIPPGGSSALGIVGMVRAGVELAAQIQAGMIPVPDRIYVAAGTCGTVAGLAVGLAVAGFQIPIKAIATVEKIIVSTWRINFLINQVCKLLLSFGFQEVKKIKNIPIVIDYKQLGKGYAYPTEAANMAVKIFDSAEISLEPVYTGKMAAAILHDLKNGFNGKVLFWNSHRRNLPPTKSDWKNKLPVRLQKLLVLPLK
- a CDS encoding YjbH domain-containing protein, with the translated sequence MSKISRRKFFFIGMAALSAIPIPFILTRIYNYPKINSWDGKILSHRHASILFLAAQEFIPEKSEIVYQNITGNIDSFLSKLPETMVSQVRDAVEAFENMTFLTPSLNSFSQMASPARQEYLERMFGLGGIFRLVAKTIRDLCLFGYYQQDSSWASIRYLGPMVAESRSVSEQYLTLVASSGDIPKSLMTE
- a CDS encoding cytochrome c, coding for MIRFVYLSLGIMLLYGCGSKPENTGGQVASADTAAKTPDQLFVTCTACHGQNGGGNETMFAPGIVNQDPDYLVRQLKNLKGGVRGGHEKDTYGKQMVGIAANLKDSEIEPIVKYIKTLPPTTVQKTVKGNVEAGKAKYTAICAACHGPDAAGNKALFAPRLTGVGDWYLKRQVHNFIEGIRGAHPQDVQGAQMAAMAKTIGDDQAITDVVAYIQTLEKSK
- a CDS encoding carboxy terminal-processing peptidase, whose product is MRRIAPRSVYYLSFVIGLFCLSQVYAQSQDTIAQASSPLSPEPKHSVACRESIKALQLYHWKKPELNDSLSSQVFDAYLKRIDPNKIYFTKQDVDEFQVFRYALDNDLSTGDLSKVFIIYNKFRIRINERIDLALKLTPKNYDYTTDEIYEYDRSESPWLIEPEIQKLWEKKIKYELLEVRLDSSGSVKTVENRYKNLRKNLYKQKADNVFEFFMNSFTETIEPHTNYFSPRSADDFNISMSQSLEGIGCTLRQDNDYIQITDIVKGGPASRSRQIQINDKILAVAQGDDGEFVDVVGWTTSEAVILIRGPKGTIVRLKMFSAANNKSYQVRLVRDKIILEEQSAKSSILETKQNNTKHKIGVITLPTFYMDWEGMQKGEKNYKSTTRDVRRLIEDLKKEKIEGLVIDLRNNGGGSLVEAIDLSGLFIKEGPVVQVKEASGLLQVHRDNDPEITWNGPLVVLINRFSASASEIFAACLQDYNRGIIVGENSFGKGTVQNMLDLNKLLPFESDKLGQLKITFAKFYRVTGSSTQHKGVIPDISFPTIFSAEEFGESSYPTALPWDQIQPTLFSVLPDITELRQHLLDIHLKRVLNEREYKYLTEDVNAIKKKREQKYVSLNEAQLRKEHQQEDEKNWLRTNERRAAAGLKLLKAGEQPGKDDKAPDFILQESGNILVDMATMMHENPKAMRP
- a CDS encoding c-type cytochrome, coding for MTLCNSCPPGFELTKDNRCLLRNQYQQYRSLVTVGVGGLQTALPQYRDGFTPQQIDLGRYLFFDPLLSKDKTLSCASCHHPDKGFSDAKPQSIGYKGVLLSRSAPTIWNVAFLKSFFWDGRANTLEGQMEGPLFNPQEMANDPENLIKTINEVPDYKRLFADAFPQKDSTNISLSEICTAIAAFEASLVSLNSRYDQYAHGYAEALNSKEIAGFNVFRSFVARCSECHTPPLFTNQQLAVLGVPEPTGKPLDIGAEKVFHEPSLRAAFKVPTLRNIEKTAPYMHSGVFKTLKETVKFYTDGRGHAVPKGENLKIHWHIWEPKLTDEELDRLVDFLKTLTDESFKPAIPQVVPSGINIQAYLTAENGITK
- a CDS encoding GMC family oxidoreductase; this translates as MIFDSRHFKFPLRLRADLCVIGSGAGGSMAAMVAAEAGMRVVVLEPGSFMTPDKMNQREDTMLPKLLWEAGGRTNTDRNIHIYQGKGVGGSTLHNLNLIKRIPTEILQHWIQNRKLNHLPLSAWDSLYAEVESLLSVSGITPEMMNQHNRIFQQGIQQLGWKGGLMKHNRTGCVGSGFCELGCAYDAKNNASKVLIPRLIKANGEVFTHCLATQISHQNGIVDGVKAVVMDPENYRILGEVIVQANQVCLSASATASAAIILRSTIPYPEGTVGQTLRIHPATLVAGEFDVPIRAWEGIPQSFECTEFLNFEQAIAQEKSGKPASSAEKANRLWLIPAFAHPVGTATFLPGYGKEHQTTMERYENIAVITSVLHEHSTGTIKNTGKTEFQIDYQLIPEDKQELVKGLQASAEILFAAGAKKVMIPTYPRLELLTKNDIQKISIENTLENGLELAAVHPMGSIPMGDDSVTAAVDSSGRFRHIKGLWIADGSLFPTSIGVPPQLSIYAMGLHIGKNIATNT
- a CDS encoding right-handed parallel beta-helix repeat-containing protein, with the translated sequence MNTSKSLKYIGLLFVGVLIYIAGTFTSRLFFNSQPPPPPVPKFFQGTSGRKTTISEKITGKTFDVKSGQSIMDAVRKANSGDLIRIYPGTYYETVYIDKDNITIQGVIIDNQWPTLDGQEKLNDAFLYSGSNITIENFKIQNYKGNGIMGQSGNNFVLRNNWVINTGVYGIFPEYGKNGLIERNILTNIEDAAIYVGMCDNIDVRFNEVYASVAGIEIENSRHALVEYNNVYDNTGGILAFITPGLPIKTCYDIIIRNNYIVNNNHKNFGAPGSIVSFLPVGTGIIIMAADDVIVENNFISGNDNIGIAIVDHKFIADIAVDPESEPNPDRIVILDNFMFNNGNNPVKEVKAAMATKFSAKGPDILAYGGGTGSCIRDINRYRTYGLDKFARCELNSTDEVLSYMLDKPVEPLQITQETRGKLTYYGVCSGCHAYNVRMIGPPVQAIQAIYKDNPQGIADYIAKPIKKRTDHPEMPKQDYLPPETRLEVAKFMLTITK